From Candidatus Nomurabacteria bacterium, one genomic window encodes:
- a CDS encoding EamA family transporter gives MTWFFFALIGPLLYATTNHIDKLLLEKYFKEGGVGTLMIFSSVLSILIVPFVYIGEIYFHGSSSAFSLGWVNTLTLCTVGLLNILLLWFYLKALEDDEASIVIVFYQLVPVFGYILGYFILGEVLNQMQLIAMAIVILGTSIIAVEIDSENKFKLRRKTVYYMLGASLCWALGSVIFKAVAIEENVWVSLFWENTMLVIVGIFFLLFIPSYRNHFLTAVHKNSAAILSINVTNEVLYMLGNAVMAFAFLMAPIALVLLTQSFQPIFVLAIGILLTIFFPRLGTEKIESKYILQKLIAILITGIGTYLLLTS, from the coding sequence ATGACTTGGTTTTTCTTCGCTCTCATCGGTCCGCTCTTGTATGCGACGACAAATCATATCGACAAACTTCTCCTTGAAAAATACTTCAAAGAAGGTGGGGTAGGGACGCTGATGATCTTTTCATCAGTTTTGTCGATCTTGATCGTGCCATTTGTGTATATTGGCGAGATCTACTTCCATGGGAGTTCGAGTGCGTTTTCACTTGGCTGGGTAAACACGCTCACGCTCTGTACGGTAGGGTTACTTAACATTCTCTTGCTTTGGTTCTACCTAAAAGCACTCGAAGACGATGAAGCCTCGATCGTGATCGTGTTTTATCAGCTCGTGCCAGTTTTTGGCTATATTCTTGGTTACTTCATCCTCGGTGAGGTTTTAAATCAGATGCAGCTTATTGCTATGGCGATCGTCATTCTCGGAACAAGCATCATTGCGGTTGAGATCGACAGTGAAAATAAATTCAAACTGCGCCGTAAGACGGTCTACTACATGCTTGGCGCGTCGTTGTGTTGGGCTCTTGGATCAGTGATCTTCAAGGCAGTGGCTATAGAAGAAAACGTCTGGGTGTCGCTCTTTTGGGAGAACACCATGCTCGTGATCGTTGGTATTTTCTTCCTCCTATTCATACCAAGCTACCGCAATCACTTTTTGACCGCGGTGCACAAAAACTCAGCTGCCATTCTTTCGATCAACGTCACCAACGAAGTACTCTACATGCTCGGTAACGCAGTAATGGCCTTTGCCTTCCTGATGGCACCGATCGCACTTGTGCTGCTCACTCAATCATTCCAACCTATCTTCGTGCTAGCGATCGGCATCTTACTCACCATTTTCTTCCCAAGATTAGGAACCGAGAAGATCGAATCAAAATACATCTTACAGAAATTGATCGCTATCCTGATCACTGGTATCGGTACATATCTACTGCTCACCAGTTAG
- a CDS encoding YigZ family protein, whose product MLFENIIEDRGSRYSVSMGRVTNREDIENFLKQLKSKKKYAKATHNSWAARISHEGAIYETKKDDGEVGAGMVILRIMQKENVTDCIICVTRWFGGIKLMNDRFKHLQDATKYAIDQL is encoded by the coding sequence ATGCTCTTTGAAAATATCATAGAGGACCGAGGCAGTCGCTACTCTGTAAGTATGGGCAGGGTGACAAACCGCGAAGACATCGAAAACTTCTTAAAACAACTCAAAAGTAAAAAGAAATACGCCAAGGCCACCCACAACAGTTGGGCCGCGCGCATCAGTCATGAAGGCGCAATCTACGAGACCAAGAAGGACGATGGGGAAGTAGGTGCCGGAATGGTCATACTGCGCATCATGCAAAAAGAGAATGTGACTGATTGCATCATTTGTGTCACGAGATGGTTTGGTGGCATAAAACTCATGAACGACCGCTTCAAACACCTCCAAGACGCCACCAAATACGCCATTGACCAACTGTGA
- the speD gene encoding adenosylmethionine decarboxylase: protein MINVEAEGIQFGIHFILDGYGAAKETLTSSSDLQDLLERLPAEVGMHTIHDPVVVEVGPNNKKDPGGISGFVMVAESHIAIHTFPNRGFVSIDVYTCNDTLPTDILQQRFTEHFKLQNADVQVIARGTKYPEHDIY, encoded by the coding sequence ATGATTAACGTAGAAGCTGAAGGAATACAATTCGGCATCCATTTCATCCTGGATGGATACGGTGCCGCTAAAGAAACACTCACGAGCAGCAGTGACCTCCAAGACCTGCTTGAGCGCTTGCCAGCAGAGGTTGGCATGCACACTATTCACGACCCGGTCGTGGTAGAAGTCGGTCCAAACAACAAGAAAGACCCAGGAGGGATCAGTGGTTTTGTAATGGTGGCAGAAAGCCATATTGCGATCCACACATTCCCAAATAGGGGCTTTGTTTCTATCGATGTCTACACCTGCAATGACACGCTACCAACTGATATCTTGCAGCAGCGTTTTACTGAACACTTCAAACTACAAAATGCTGACGTGCAAGTGATCGCACGAGGCACCAAGTATCCTGAACACGATATCTACTAA
- the dnaJ gene encoding molecular chaperone DnaJ, whose amino-acid sequence MKDYYQILGLQKGASKDEVKKAFRKLASQYHPDKKTGDEEKYKEITEAYAVLGDEKKKAEYDTYGQSFNGAGGGNPFGGAGFDFSQFQQGFGGQGVEFDINDLFSSFGFGGGRSTRQRGRDVSIDINLTFEESVFGVTRKVLITKNNTCTHCDGSGAKKGSGTETCSTCGGQGKIHENRQSIMGAFTTVRECSTCHGTGQIPKERCPHCAGAGVARTEEEISIKVPAGIQNGEVIRMTGRGEAMPHGEPGDLYIKVHVEQHATIKRDGSTLTTKLPIKLTDALLGATYTVQTLDGTVDIKIPAGVTHGELIRIKDKGVPLDRGRGDFMVKISVETPKKLSRKARKLVEELKEEGI is encoded by the coding sequence ATGAAAGATTACTACCAAATTCTAGGCCTCCAGAAAGGCGCCTCAAAGGACGAAGTAAAAAAAGCTTTTCGTAAGCTCGCTTCACAGTACCACCCAGACAAAAAGACCGGTGACGAAGAGAAGTACAAAGAGATCACCGAAGCCTACGCGGTTCTTGGTGACGAAAAGAAAAAGGCCGAGTACGACACATACGGTCAGTCATTCAACGGCGCTGGTGGTGGCAATCCATTTGGCGGCGCTGGGTTCGACTTTTCACAGTTCCAGCAAGGATTTGGCGGGCAGGGGGTTGAATTCGATATCAATGACCTCTTCTCAAGCTTTGGCTTCGGTGGCGGTCGGAGTACTCGCCAGCGCGGACGTGATGTCTCAATTGATATCAACCTCACCTTTGAAGAATCAGTCTTCGGTGTGACCCGCAAGGTCCTCATCACCAAGAACAACACTTGTACGCACTGCGATGGTTCAGGTGCCAAGAAGGGAAGTGGCACAGAGACCTGTAGCACGTGTGGTGGACAGGGTAAGATCCACGAGAATCGCCAGAGTATCATGGGTGCTTTTACGACTGTTCGAGAATGTTCAACCTGTCATGGTACTGGTCAGATTCCAAAAGAACGTTGTCCGCATTGTGCTGGCGCAGGAGTCGCGCGCACTGAGGAAGAGATCTCGATCAAGGTCCCAGCTGGTATTCAAAATGGCGAAGTCATCCGCATGACTGGCCGCGGCGAAGCAATGCCGCACGGCGAGCCCGGCGACCTATACATAAAGGTACACGTCGAACAACATGCGACCATCAAGCGTGATGGCAGCACGCTCACCACCAAGCTTCCAATCAAACTCACTGACGCACTCCTTGGTGCAACCTACACCGTACAAACCCTCGACGGAACCGTTGATATCAAGATCCCAGCCGGCGTCACCCACGGCGAACTCATCCGTATCAAAGACAAGGGTGTACCGCTCGATCGTGGACGTGGCGACTTCATGGTCAAGATCTCAGTCGAAACACCAAAAAAGCTCTCGCGCAAAGCACGAAAGCTAGTAGAGGAATTGAAAGAAGAGGGTATCTAA
- the dnaK gene encoding molecular chaperone DnaK, which yields MAKILGIDLGTTNSAMAVIEAGEPSIVENSEGTRTTPSIVAISKTNERLVGQIAKRQAVTNPTNTIYGIKRFMGHDYEDAAVQKDKEVVPYEIKKGADGGAIVVMDGKDYRPEEVSAMILTKLKQDAEAKLGEKITEAVITVPAYFDDSQRKATQDAGKIAGLEVKRIINEPTAAALAYGFNKKKDEKIVVYDFGGGTFDVTVLEVGDDVVEVQSTDGDAHMGGRDIDQSIVRFLIDEFKKTNGVDLGKDKLALQRLDEAAEKAKLELSSTTETDINIPFISQGSDGPLHMDVKLTRAKLEELAGSYIEKSIEITKRALEASSFSKEEINEIILVGGQTRMPAIQKAVQELFGKEPNRTINPDEVVALGAAIQAGIFQGDVQDITLVDVIPLSLSIETMGGVATKLIEKNTHIPTKKSQVFSTAADNQTSTEIHITQGERPMSADNKSLGKFVLDGIPPAPRGVPQVEVTFDVDSNGVLNVTAKDKSTGKEQSIRIEATSGLSEDDIERMKKEAEDHAGEDAKKKELIDVRNNAEQMIYTAEKAMKDHEKDIPEDVKTEISDKIKAVQEVKEKDDKDAINTATEALSTSLQKIGEVMQKAAEEAQKNSAEGGEEKKSDDEPIVHDAEEVKDDEKKD from the coding sequence ATGGCAAAGATTCTAGGAATTGACTTGGGAACCACTAACTCAGCAATGGCTGTGATTGAAGCTGGTGAGCCAAGCATTGTTGAAAACAGCGAAGGAACACGCACGACACCATCGATCGTCGCGATCTCAAAGACCAATGAACGTCTCGTTGGCCAGATCGCAAAGCGTCAAGCAGTGACCAACCCAACCAATACGATCTACGGTATCAAGCGTTTCATGGGCCACGACTACGAAGACGCAGCGGTGCAGAAGGACAAGGAAGTCGTCCCATACGAGATCAAAAAGGGAGCAGACGGTGGCGCAATTGTCGTGATGGATGGTAAGGACTACCGCCCAGAAGAAGTATCTGCGATGATCCTCACGAAGCTAAAGCAAGATGCTGAAGCCAAGCTCGGCGAGAAGATCACTGAGGCTGTTATCACGGTTCCAGCCTACTTCGACGACTCACAGCGTAAAGCAACGCAAGACGCGGGTAAGATCGCTGGTCTTGAAGTAAAGCGCATTATCAACGAACCAACCGCAGCCGCGCTCGCATACGGTTTTAATAAGAAGAAGGACGAGAAGATCGTTGTCTACGACTTCGGTGGTGGAACGTTCGACGTGACTGTGCTTGAAGTAGGTGACGACGTGGTAGAAGTACAGTCTACCGACGGTGACGCCCACATGGGTGGTCGCGACATCGATCAGTCGATCGTGCGTTTCCTTATCGATGAATTCAAGAAGACTAACGGCGTTGACCTTGGTAAGGACAAGCTTGCACTCCAGCGTCTCGATGAAGCTGCAGAAAAGGCCAAGCTCGAACTTTCATCAACCACCGAAACTGACATCAACATTCCATTCATTTCACAAGGTTCAGACGGACCACTTCACATGGATGTGAAACTTACCCGTGCGAAGCTCGAAGAACTGGCTGGCTCATACATCGAGAAATCAATCGAGATCACTAAGCGCGCACTCGAAGCATCAAGCTTCAGTAAGGAAGAGATCAACGAGATCATTCTCGTTGGTGGACAGACTCGTATGCCAGCGATTCAGAAGGCCGTACAGGAACTCTTCGGCAAGGAACCAAACCGCACCATCAACCCAGACGAAGTGGTAGCGCTCGGTGCAGCAATCCAGGCAGGTATCTTCCAGGGTGACGTACAGGACATTACCCTCGTCGACGTGATCCCACTGTCACTATCAATCGAAACGATGGGCGGCGTCGCAACCAAGCTGATCGAGAAGAACACCCACATCCCAACCAAGAAGTCACAAGTGTTCTCAACCGCAGCTGACAACCAAACCTCAACTGAGATCCACATCACCCAAGGTGAACGACCAATGTCCGCTGACAACAAATCGCTTGGTAAGTTTGTACTCGATGGTATTCCACCAGCACCACGCGGTGTCCCACAAGTGGAAGTAACCTTCGATGTCGATAGTAACGGCGTACTTAATGTAACCGCAAAAGACAAGTCTACCGGCAAAGAACAATCAATCCGCATTGAAGCGACTTCAGGACTCTCAGAAGACGACATCGAACGTATGAAGAAGGAAGCGGAAGATCATGCTGGAGAAGACGCCAAGAAGAAGGAACTCATCGATGTGCGCAATAACGCTGAACAAATGATCTACACCGCTGAAAAGGCGATGAAGGATCATGAAAAAGACATTCCAGAAGATGTAAAAACTGAGATCAGCGACAAGATCAAAGCTGTCCAGGAAGTAAAGGAAAAGGATGACAAAGATGCGATCAATACTGCAACTGAAGCCCTCTCGACTTCACTCCAGAAGATCGGCGAAGTGATGCAGAAGGCCGCTGAAGAAGCACAAAAGAACAGTGCTGAAGGCGGGGAAGAAAAGAAGTCAGATGACGAACCAATCGTACATGACGCAGAAGAAGTGAAGGACGACGAAAAGAAGGACTAG